Proteins encoded in a region of the Halothiobacillus diazotrophicus genome:
- the purD gene encoding phosphoribosylamine--glycine ligase produces MKVLVIGGGGREHALAWKLAQSPRVTTVFVAPGNPGTAQEAKCRNVPIAATDIAGLLHFAGQEGIGLTVVGPEAPLVLGVVDSFRDAGLPIFGPTQAAAQLEGSKAFTKDFLARHRIPTAEYRVFDEAEPALAYVRQRGAPIVVKADGLAAGKGVIVAQTVDEALAAIRDIFGGQFGSAGSRVVVEDFLAGEEASFIVMVDGGNILPMATSQDHKARDRGDTGPNTGGMGAYSPAPVVTPEIADTVMKTIIEPTVQGMALEGIPYTGFLYAGLMIDASGAPKVLEFNCRFGDPETQPIMMRLASDLVDLLEAGIKGRLDQVQGAWSPKTAVGVVMAAYGYPADVRTGDEIRGLDAVPAGVKVFHAGTRDEGGRIVTSGGRVLCVTALGDNVAYAQQAAYQGVSAIAFDGGFYRDDIGWRAIARGA; encoded by the coding sequence ATGAAGGTATTGGTGATTGGTGGCGGCGGGCGTGAGCACGCCCTGGCGTGGAAATTGGCCCAGTCGCCCCGCGTGACGACGGTATTCGTCGCGCCGGGCAACCCGGGTACGGCCCAGGAAGCCAAGTGTCGCAACGTACCCATTGCGGCCACGGACATCGCGGGCCTGCTGCACTTCGCCGGTCAGGAAGGGATCGGATTGACGGTGGTCGGACCCGAAGCGCCGCTGGTGTTGGGCGTGGTCGACAGCTTCCGCGATGCCGGTCTGCCGATCTTCGGTCCGACTCAGGCCGCGGCGCAATTGGAAGGTTCCAAGGCCTTCACCAAGGACTTCCTGGCCCGGCACCGAATCCCCACCGCCGAATATCGGGTATTCGACGAAGCCGAGCCGGCCCTCGCCTATGTGCGCCAGCGCGGCGCGCCGATCGTCGTGAAGGCCGATGGCCTGGCCGCCGGGAAAGGCGTGATCGTGGCGCAGACCGTGGACGAGGCGCTGGCGGCCATTCGGGATATTTTCGGCGGCCAGTTCGGCTCGGCCGGCTCCCGCGTGGTGGTCGAGGACTTCCTCGCGGGTGAGGAGGCGAGCTTCATCGTCATGGTCGATGGCGGCAATATCCTGCCCATGGCCACGAGTCAGGATCACAAGGCGCGGGATCGGGGCGATACCGGTCCCAACACCGGCGGCATGGGTGCCTATTCCCCGGCGCCGGTGGTCACGCCGGAGATTGCGGACACCGTCATGAAGACGATCATCGAGCCGACGGTTCAGGGCATGGCCCTGGAAGGCATCCCCTACACCGGCTTCCTGTATGCCGGCTTGATGATCGACGCGTCCGGCGCGCCCAAGGTGCTGGAATTCAACTGCCGCTTCGGCGACCCGGAAACCCAGCCGATCATGATGCGCCTGGCCTCCGATCTCGTCGACCTGCTCGAAGCCGGCATCAAAGGGCGGCTGGACCAGGTACAGGGTGCCTGGAGTCCGAAAACGGCGGTGGGTGTGGTCATGGCGGCCTACGGTTATCCGGCGGACGTGCGGACCGGAGACGAAATCCGAGGTCTGGATGCCGTCCCGGCGGGCGTCAAGGTCTTTCATGCGGGCACGCGTGACGAGGGCGGCCGAATTGTTACGTCGGGCGGGCGGGTGCTCTGTGTCACGGCCCTGGGCGACAACGTGGCGTATGCGCAGCAGGCTGCTTACCAGGGCGTATCGGCAATCGCGTTCGATGGCGGGTTCTACCGGGACGACATCGGCTGGCGCGCCATTGCCCGCGGGGCCTGA
- the trmL gene encoding tRNA (uridine(34)/cytosine(34)/5-carboxymethylaminomethyluridine(34)-2'-O)-methyltransferase TrmL has product MLDIVLFEPEIPPNTGNIIRLCANTGARLHLVEPLGFAFEDKALRRAGLDYHEFAQVRIHPHWNAVTTALSGKRWFAFSTRGTADYHQARFTPDDVLVFGPETRGLPQALLDSFPANQRLRIPMVAGSRSLNLSNTVALALFEAWRQNDFAGAAPRRVATDA; this is encoded by the coding sequence ATGCTCGATATCGTCCTGTTCGAACCCGAAATCCCCCCCAATACCGGCAATATCATTCGGTTGTGCGCCAATACGGGCGCACGGCTGCATTTGGTGGAGCCACTGGGGTTTGCCTTTGAAGATAAGGCGCTGCGACGCGCCGGTCTCGACTATCACGAGTTCGCCCAGGTCCGCATTCATCCCCATTGGAATGCCGTGACGACGGCACTGTCCGGCAAACGGTGGTTCGCCTTCAGTACCCGGGGTACCGCCGATTATCATCAGGCTCGGTTCACGCCGGACGACGTGCTGGTATTCGGCCCGGAAACCCGGGGCCTGCCACAGGCGCTGCTCGACAGCTTTCCCGCCAATCAGCGCCTGCGCATCCCGATGGTCGCCGGTTCCCGCAGCCTGAATCTCTCCAACACGGTTGCGCTCGCTCTGTTCGAGGCCTGGCGGCAGAACGATTTCGCCGGTGCCGCCCCCCGACGCGTGGCCACTGATGCGTGA
- the tsaA gene encoding tRNA (N6-threonylcarbamoyladenosine(37)-N6)-methyltransferase TrmO, giving the protein MRDRDNLVDWAATGQPMPPVAHVRSPFKSRFGIPRQSGLVPSAIGWIEPCPPWDRMEAWAGIEEFTHLWLIWHVHDQPHQPVSSVRPPRLGGNVRIGVFASRAPARPNPLGLSLVRLRKLHAVDGRVRIEIGGLDLLDGTPILDIKPHIGFTDCPDGADSGFARQAPDRLPVDWSTLPSDRLTTLSDNQRAVITETLSLDPRPAFHDDPDRIYGCPLFGWDVRFRVRNGHVEVTDLVDDPPG; this is encoded by the coding sequence ATGCGTGATCGGGACAACCTCGTGGATTGGGCCGCCACCGGGCAACCGATGCCACCCGTCGCCCACGTACGCAGTCCGTTCAAGAGCCGCTTCGGCATTCCGCGTCAATCGGGCCTCGTCCCATCCGCCATCGGTTGGATCGAGCCCTGCCCCCCCTGGGATCGGATGGAGGCCTGGGCCGGCATCGAGGAATTCACGCATCTGTGGCTCATCTGGCACGTGCACGACCAGCCGCATCAACCGGTTTCCAGCGTGCGCCCGCCCCGGCTGGGAGGCAACGTCCGTATCGGCGTGTTCGCCAGCCGCGCCCCGGCCCGCCCCAACCCACTGGGCCTTTCCCTCGTCCGACTGCGCAAGCTGCATGCCGTGGACGGGCGGGTACGTATCGAGATCGGCGGGCTGGATCTTCTGGACGGCACGCCCATTCTGGACATCAAACCCCATATCGGCTTCACCGATTGCCCGGATGGTGCGGACAGCGGATTCGCGCGGCAGGCGCCTGATCGGTTGCCCGTGGATTGGTCGACCCTGCCGAGCGACCGCCTGACCACCTTGAGCGACAATCAGCGCGCGGTCATCACGGAAACGCTGTCACTGGATCCGCGCCCCGCCTTCCATGACGATCCGGACCGGATCTACGGCTGCCCGCTCTTCGGTTGGGATGTGCGCTTTCGTGTCCGAAACGGTCACGTGGAAGTCACGGACCTTGTCGACGATCCGCCGGGCTAG
- a CDS encoding NAD(P)H-dependent glycerol-3-phosphate dehydrogenase: MQANSVAVLGAGSWGTALAKVLAENGLAVRLWARDPQMAERTQRDRINARYLPECRLPDSVTVTADLARALAGADQVWFVLPTKALVPFIAELSAQTGDAIPAHAILVNAAKGFERGTGRRISELFAEPDRAGALADHPFVVVSGPTFAHEVATGKPSAITVASRDFAAAETIAASLRNPRLRTYPTSDVVGVELAGGLKNVLAIAAGVSDGFGFGANARAALITRGLAELMRLGAAVGARSETFMGLAGVGDLVLTCTDDQSRNRRFGLKLAQGYGPEEALAAIGQAVEGIGAAEEGQRLAERHLVDMPIVHAVHQVLFDGVTAREAVGQLLAREPRHHEH; encoded by the coding sequence ATGCAAGCCAATTCCGTGGCGGTTCTGGGCGCAGGCTCATGGGGAACGGCCCTGGCCAAGGTGCTCGCCGAAAACGGGCTCGCCGTGCGTTTGTGGGCGCGTGATCCGCAGATGGCGGAGCGAACGCAACGTGATCGGATCAATGCCCGCTACCTGCCCGAGTGTCGCTTGCCGGATTCGGTCACGGTCACGGCCGATCTGGCTAGGGCACTGGCTGGTGCGGACCAGGTGTGGTTCGTTCTCCCGACCAAGGCCTTGGTGCCGTTTATTGCCGAACTTTCCGCCCAGACAGGCGACGCCATCCCCGCCCATGCCATCCTGGTAAATGCCGCCAAGGGGTTCGAGCGAGGGACGGGGCGACGGATCAGCGAACTGTTCGCCGAGCCGGATCGGGCCGGCGCGCTCGCGGACCATCCCTTCGTCGTGGTGTCGGGGCCCACCTTTGCCCATGAAGTGGCGACTGGCAAACCTTCCGCCATTACCGTGGCCAGCCGCGATTTCGCGGCGGCCGAGACCATTGCCGCAAGCCTGCGCAACCCCCGACTTCGAACCTATCCGACGAGCGATGTGGTGGGTGTCGAGTTGGCGGGTGGTCTGAAGAACGTTCTGGCCATTGCCGCCGGTGTCTCCGATGGATTCGGTTTCGGTGCGAATGCCCGGGCGGCACTGATTACCCGCGGCCTGGCCGAACTCATGCGACTGGGTGCTGCCGTTGGTGCTCGGTCGGAGACCTTCATGGGCCTGGCCGGTGTCGGGGATCTCGTGTTGACCTGTACCGATGATCAGTCCCGCAATCGTCGTTTCGGACTGAAACTTGCCCAGGGCTATGGCCCGGAGGAGGCGCTCGCGGCGATCGGTCAGGCGGTGGAGGGGATCGGTGCCGCCGAGGAGGGCCAGCGTCTTGCCGAGCGTCATCTCGTCGATATGCCCATCGTGCACGCCGTCCATCAGGTGCTGTTCGACGGGGTGACCGCCCGGGAGGCCGTCGGTCAGCTACTGGCCCGGGAACCGCGTCACCACGAGCACTAG
- the secB gene encoding protein-export chaperone SecB has product MTDQTANGAEAVDTAATEQQFVIQKIYLKDVSFESPQTPDIFVSDEWSPEINVQVANNARPLGEGVYETALTITATASQKDETIYLAEVQYAGIFTIVGFDDASVQQVLGAYCPNIIQPYIRETISDLVMKGGFPQLVLQPINFDQLFAQHAQEQAEASVSRPQ; this is encoded by the coding sequence ATGACCGATCAAACCGCCAACGGCGCAGAAGCCGTCGACACGGCCGCAACCGAACAGCAGTTCGTGATCCAGAAGATCTATCTCAAGGATGTCTCCTTCGAGTCGCCGCAGACGCCCGACATTTTCGTGTCGGACGAATGGTCGCCCGAGATCAACGTGCAGGTGGCCAACAATGCCCGTCCGCTGGGCGAAGGCGTGTATGAAACGGCGTTGACCATCACGGCAACCGCAAGCCAGAAGGATGAAACGATTTACCTGGCGGAAGTGCAGTATGCCGGTATCTTCACCATCGTCGGATTCGATGACGCCAGTGTCCAGCAGGTGCTTGGCGCCTATTGCCCGAACATCATCCAGCCCTACATTCGGGAAACCATCAGCGATCTCGTCATGAAGGGGGGGTTCCCCCAGCTGGTGTTGCAGCCGATCAACTTCGACCAACTGTTTGCCCAGCATGCCCAGGAGCAGGCCGAAGCTTCGGTTTCTCGCCCGCAGTAG
- the trxC gene encoding thioredoxin TrxC, with protein MTDPHVVCPHCSAVNRIPASRMGAGKCGKCGVALFPGKSIELTDENFNRQISRNDLPVLVDFWATWCGPCRMMAPVFEQIAAQKQNVLRVGKLETEQSPQTSARFGIRSIPTLILFKGGREVARASGAMSLADLTRWLQQQGVH; from the coding sequence ATGACTGACCCACATGTCGTATGCCCCCATTGCAGTGCCGTCAACAGGATTCCCGCGAGCCGGATGGGCGCCGGGAAGTGTGGCAAATGCGGGGTAGCGCTTTTTCCGGGAAAATCGATCGAATTGACCGACGAGAACTTCAACCGCCAGATTTCGCGCAACGATCTGCCAGTTCTGGTTGACTTCTGGGCGACCTGGTGCGGACCATGCCGGATGATGGCCCCGGTGTTCGAGCAAATAGCCGCACAGAAGCAGAATGTATTGCGTGTCGGGAAGCTGGAGACCGAACAGTCGCCCCAGACCTCGGCGCGGTTCGGGATTCGCAGCATCCCGACCCTGATTCTGTTCAAGGGAGGGCGTGAGGTGGCACGTGCATCTGGGGCGATGTCCCTGGCCGATCTGACGCGATGGCTGCAGCAGCAGGGTGTCCATTGA
- the grxC gene encoding glutaredoxin 3 — translation MSESDAVRESSVPAPQIVVYYSDLCPYCHFAKRLLKQEGLVFEGISVDFSRDRRAEMEARSGRYTVPQIFIGETHVGGYDDLAALKASGDLYALLDKERGADKSSSEQGAAHD, via the coding sequence ATGAGTGAATCCGACGCCGTCCGTGAGTCCTCGGTGCCTGCGCCGCAGATCGTCGTCTACTACAGCGATCTGTGTCCCTACTGTCATTTTGCCAAGCGCCTCCTGAAGCAGGAGGGGTTGGTGTTCGAGGGGATATCGGTCGATTTCTCCCGAGACCGCCGTGCGGAGATGGAGGCGCGCTCCGGCCGGTATACGGTTCCGCAGATTTTCATCGGTGAGACTCACGTGGGCGGCTACGATGATCTCGCCGCCCTGAAGGCGAGTGGGGATTTATATGCCCTTCTCGACAAGGAGCGTGGGGCGGATAAATCGTCCTCCGAACAAGGAGCCGCTCATGACTGA
- a CDS encoding rhodanese-like domain-containing protein has translation MQEFLDFLIRHWALSLVAIVLIVMLLGNEMTRGLQKFQNLTAAELARLIGREQVVLIDVREPDEFRGEHIKGAQHIPLGSLPTKLTDLEKHKADQVLLYCRSGNRSSAAANMMVKAGFTNVGHLAGGIMAWKAENYPVTRK, from the coding sequence ATGCAGGAATTTCTCGATTTCTTAATTCGCCACTGGGCGCTTTCACTGGTGGCGATCGTTCTGATCGTGATGCTGCTGGGCAACGAAATGACCCGGGGGCTTCAAAAATTCCAGAATCTGACGGCAGCCGAGTTGGCTCGGTTGATCGGCCGTGAGCAGGTTGTGCTGATCGACGTTCGTGAACCGGATGAGTTCCGGGGCGAGCATATCAAGGGCGCACAGCATATTCCGTTGGGGTCCCTCCCCACGAAGCTGACTGATCTGGAAAAGCACAAGGCGGATCAGGTATTGCTCTACTGTCGGTCGGGTAACCGTTCCTCGGCAGCTGCCAACATGATGGTCAAGGCCGGTTTCACGAACGTGGGGCATCTGGCCGGGGGCATCATGGCCTGGAAGGCTGAAAACTACCCGGTCACCCGGAAATAG
- a CDS encoding YgaP family membrane protein, with protein sequence MTANRIVRIMAGFMVLLSLVLAQLTGQAHLEHPTWLWLTAFVGLNLFQSGITKFCPMDSILARFGFRCS encoded by the coding sequence ATGACGGCTAATCGTATTGTGCGCATCATGGCTGGGTTCATGGTGCTGCTTTCCCTGGTTCTGGCACAACTGACCGGTCAGGCCCATTTGGAGCATCCCACCTGGTTGTGGTTGACGGCGTTCGTCGGCCTCAACCTGTTCCAAAGCGGTATTACCAAATTCTGCCCGATGGATTCCATTCTGGCCCGATTTGGTTTTCGTTGCTCCTGA
- a CDS encoding ArsR/SmtB family transcription factor, with protein MSLEVNEECGNERLMARSEDIDRASRSLKAMSHPLRLKILCILGDRELHVQEIVEAVGTTQSNISQHLAILRDKGILASRKDANKVFYRVSDARTLRLIGMMQEVFCPFT; from the coding sequence ATGAGCCTTGAAGTGAATGAAGAGTGCGGCAACGAGCGCTTGATGGCGCGCTCCGAGGATATCGACCGGGCCTCGCGGTCACTCAAAGCCATGTCTCACCCCTTGCGGTTGAAAATCTTGTGCATTCTCGGGGATCGGGAATTGCATGTTCAGGAGATCGTGGAAGCCGTGGGGACGACCCAGAGCAACATTTCACAGCATCTTGCCATTCTGCGGGACAAAGGGATTCTCGCCTCCAGAAAGGATGCGAACAAGGTGTTCTACCGCGTATCCGATGCCCGGACACTTCGATTGATCGGCATGATGCAGGAAGTCTTCTGCCCGTTCACCTAA
- a CDS encoding murein hydrolase activator EnvC family protein, protein MKRRPVYFLLLLFLMLAPPASQATDPAHQLNRAIDQQKSELNVTRAKQDQLRQELRATQAQLSDTEQAQNTLEDRISGIEEKIEQLEATQKALASQVEGLRPQIADNLRLAYSLGDQATLGTLLAHTDALTTERNLHYIRALLNAALTKMGQLKQAEQEQQANKAALKANHEALVTAHEALSKTLDQRKKQQAEQNALLTKISQQVDQQSQHLAALLRQKRALDAQIARLNAAAAEEARARAARRAEAAKQARADHARSSNSADDDQEVSGDDRPAAPGSPGAIPVRGKVIRGYGAPIAEGDMRAQGILFAAPATAAFRAVAAGKVVFADSMRGWGNLVILRHPNGYLSLYAHASELRVHTGMRVSRGTELGLCGQIEGRETGLYFEVRRGNDTINPQRWSAYRTASKQP, encoded by the coding sequence ATGAAGCGCCGGCCGGTTTATTTCCTGCTCCTTCTGTTCCTGATGCTCGCCCCACCAGCTTCTCAAGCCACAGATCCGGCACATCAGCTCAATCGTGCCATCGATCAGCAAAAATCCGAACTGAACGTCACGCGGGCAAAACAGGACCAGCTTCGGCAGGAACTGCGCGCCACACAGGCCCAGCTCAGCGACACCGAACAGGCACAAAATACCCTTGAGGATCGAATCAGCGGTATCGAGGAAAAAATCGAGCAACTCGAGGCCACGCAAAAGGCCCTTGCGTCGCAAGTCGAGGGACTGCGGCCTCAGATTGCCGATAATCTGAGGCTCGCCTATTCGCTGGGGGATCAGGCGACACTGGGCACGCTGCTCGCACACACCGATGCCCTGACGACAGAACGCAATCTTCATTACATTCGCGCATTGCTGAATGCAGCGCTCACCAAAATGGGCCAGCTCAAGCAGGCGGAACAGGAGCAGCAAGCCAACAAGGCAGCGCTCAAGGCGAACCACGAGGCCCTGGTTACGGCCCATGAAGCGCTTTCGAAAACCTTGGACCAACGTAAGAAACAGCAGGCGGAACAAAACGCGCTGCTCACGAAGATCAGCCAGCAAGTTGATCAACAATCCCAGCACCTGGCCGCCCTGTTGCGCCAGAAGCGGGCGTTGGACGCCCAGATCGCCCGACTGAATGCGGCCGCCGCCGAGGAAGCGCGAGCACGCGCGGCAAGGCGCGCCGAGGCGGCCAAACAGGCGCGCGCCGACCATGCGCGCTCCAGCAATTCGGCTGATGACGACCAGGAGGTTTCCGGCGATGATCGTCCCGCAGCCCCCGGCTCACCGGGCGCTATTCCGGTACGCGGTAAGGTGATTCGCGGGTATGGCGCACCGATCGCTGAAGGCGATATGCGCGCGCAAGGTATTCTGTTTGCCGCCCCCGCCACCGCTGCATTTCGTGCCGTGGCTGCGGGCAAGGTCGTTTTTGCCGATTCGATGCGCGGCTGGGGAAACCTGGTCATCCTTCGTCACCCCAATGGCTACCTGTCGCTCTATGCCCATGCCAGCGAACTTCGCGTTCATACGGGCATGCGGGTCAGCCGTGGGACCGAACTCGGCCTGTGCGGTCAGATCGAAGGCCGTGAAACGGGCCTGTATTTCGAAGTACGTCGCGGTAACGACACGATCAATCCGCAACGCTGGTCGGCCTATCGCACAGCCAGCAAGCAGCCCTGA
- a CDS encoding S41 family peptidase encodes MAQWLRKTSTLGVAAVFGFSVAIAINALADKDSAPNATDVQSTIPLNELRTFTDVLTRVKADYVDPVSDKTLMDNAIRGMISRLDPHSNYMDKSEFKDLQETTTGKFGGLGLQVGMKENIITVIAPIDDTPAQRAGIKAGDKIVKINGELTQGLDLEKSVKLMRGEPGTKITLTIVRDGVDKPFDVTIERAIINVKSVKARMLDPGFGYIRIAQFQSDTTEQMHDALNQLIKDNDNHPLKGLVLDLRNNPGGVLQAAVGVVDTFVNKGLIVYTDGRDADSKMSFKAHEGDMLSGAPIVVLVNGGSASASEIVAGALQDDGRALIAGERTFGKGSVQSIMPLSNGGALRLTTARYFTPSGRSIQGEGIKPDVEVHQLKIADIEKVFSIKEADLAGHITNPNNNGKGDKAPKEAPIKQMINTDGKPLVESDYQLYEGLNLLKGMAIVAKRDAKHTGS; translated from the coding sequence ATGGCCCAGTGGTTGCGCAAAACATCTACCCTCGGGGTAGCCGCAGTATTTGGCTTTTCGGTTGCGATCGCCATCAATGCCCTCGCCGACAAGGATTCCGCGCCCAACGCAACGGACGTGCAGTCCACCATTCCCCTCAACGAGCTGCGGACATTCACCGATGTGCTGACGCGCGTGAAGGCAGACTATGTGGATCCGGTATCCGACAAGACCCTGATGGACAACGCCATTCGCGGCATGATTTCCCGGCTCGACCCGCACTCCAATTATATGGACAAGTCCGAGTTCAAGGATCTGCAGGAAACCACCACGGGCAAATTCGGCGGATTGGGCCTCCAGGTCGGCATGAAGGAAAACATCATTACCGTCATCGCGCCGATCGATGACACCCCCGCGCAACGGGCGGGCATCAAGGCCGGCGACAAGATCGTCAAGATCAATGGTGAACTGACCCAGGGGCTCGACCTGGAGAAGTCCGTCAAGTTGATGCGCGGCGAGCCGGGCACCAAGATCACCCTGACCATCGTTCGGGATGGCGTCGACAAGCCCTTCGACGTGACCATCGAACGCGCCATCATCAATGTGAAATCCGTGAAGGCGCGCATGCTCGATCCCGGTTTCGGCTATATCCGGATCGCCCAGTTCCAGTCCGACACGACGGAACAGATGCATGACGCCCTGAATCAACTCATCAAGGACAACGACAATCATCCGCTGAAAGGACTGGTTCTCGATCTGCGCAACAACCCGGGCGGCGTGCTGCAGGCGGCCGTCGGCGTGGTCGATACCTTCGTCAACAAGGGGCTCATCGTCTACACCGATGGACGCGATGCCGACTCGAAAATGAGCTTCAAGGCCCACGAGGGCGACATGCTTTCCGGCGCACCGATCGTCGTGCTCGTCAACGGCGGCTCCGCGTCTGCGTCCGAGATCGTGGCCGGTGCCCTGCAGGATGACGGCCGGGCGCTCATCGCCGGCGAGCGGACGTTCGGCAAAGGCTCCGTCCAGTCGATCATGCCGCTCAGCAACGGCGGCGCACTGCGCCTGACCACGGCACGCTATTTCACGCCTTCCGGTCGCTCTATCCAGGGCGAAGGGATCAAACCGGATGTCGAGGTGCATCAACTGAAGATCGCCGATATCGAGAAAGTCTTCTCCATCAAGGAAGCCGATCTGGCCGGACACATCACGAACCCGAACAACAACGGCAAGGGTGATAAAGCCCCGAAAGAGGCCCCCATCAAGCAGATGATCAACACCGACGGCAAGCCGCTCGTCGAATCGGATTATCAACTCTACGAAGGGCTCAACCTGCTCAAGGGCATGGCCATCGTCGCGAAGCGGGACGCGAAGCACACCGGGAGCTGA
- a CDS encoding DJ-1 family glyoxalase III codes for MSLKAMVLLAPGFEDLEAVTVIDLLRRAKFQVSVISLHEDEVIGARGTRLITDSNLSLLDKQAAFDIIILPGGQPGVDNLSADPRVARLLKAQIQANRRVGALCAAPKVLAKAGLLAGKTVTHYPGALTDAEQSNVTVTNAPVVVDPPLITGRSPGAAMDFALAIIEELAGQALKSDIESALVR; via the coding sequence ATGTCGCTCAAGGCCATGGTTTTACTGGCACCCGGGTTCGAGGATCTGGAAGCCGTCACCGTCATCGATCTGCTGCGCCGCGCCAAATTCCAAGTATCGGTCATCAGCCTGCACGAAGACGAGGTTATCGGCGCACGGGGCACGCGCCTGATCACCGATAGCAACCTCTCACTGCTCGACAAACAGGCCGCTTTCGACATCATCATTCTGCCCGGCGGCCAGCCGGGTGTGGACAACCTGTCTGCAGATCCGCGCGTGGCCCGTTTGCTGAAGGCGCAGATCCAGGCTAATCGCCGCGTCGGCGCGCTGTGCGCCGCTCCGAAGGTATTGGCGAAGGCCGGCTTGTTGGCGGGCAAGACCGTGACCCATTATCCCGGCGCTCTGACGGACGCGGAACAGAGTAATGTGACGGTCACCAACGCGCCCGTTGTCGTCGATCCGCCCTTGATTACCGGACGCAGCCCAGGCGCCGCCATGGATTTCGCGCTGGCCATCATCGAGGAACTGGCAGGACAGGCATTGAAGTCGGACATCGAGTCCGCTCTGGTCCGCTAA
- a CDS encoding ammonium transporter: protein MRNFKMNPGIGLGIMTVLGLLFSTAASAADATPKLDAGNTAWMLTSTALVLLMTIPGVALFYGGMVRRKNLLSVAAATFATTALISVIWAVIGYSLAFKGSGAYVGDLSALFLKGMGYDSLSGTIPESVFMTFQMTFAIITPALIIGALVERMKFSALLIFLGLWSILVYSPIAHMVWGGGWLAGDGVQDFAGGTVVHINAGVAGLVAALVLGKRKGYGTEAMPPVNLVYTMSGAALLWVGWFGFNAGSELAADGTAGMAMAVTQIATAVAALSWMGIEWIMRGKPTLLGMASGAIAGLVAITPASGFVGPTGAFVIGIAAGIIPFLASVYLKRALGYDDSLDAFGVHAVGGIVGALLTGIFSAAAFGGAGLNAAANGSIFAQFMIQLKGVGFTIIYDAVVTFIILMVLKMTIGLRVTEEQEAEGLDINQHGERV, encoded by the coding sequence ATGAGAAATTTTAAAATGAATCCTGGCATCGGGCTGGGAATTATGACGGTTCTTGGGTTGCTGTTCTCGACAGCGGCCTCCGCAGCGGATGCGACGCCGAAGCTGGATGCTGGCAACACGGCATGGATGCTGACTTCCACCGCGCTGGTCCTGTTGATGACCATCCCGGGCGTGGCCCTGTTCTACGGCGGCATGGTTCGTCGCAAGAACCTGTTGTCCGTTGCTGCGGCAACGTTCGCCACGACTGCGTTGATCAGCGTGATCTGGGCGGTTATCGGATACTCCCTGGCTTTCAAGGGCAGCGGCGCCTACGTCGGCGACCTCAGTGCTCTGTTCCTGAAAGGTATGGGTTATGACAGCCTGAGCGGCACGATTCCGGAAAGCGTCTTCATGACTTTCCAAATGACCTTCGCGATCATCACCCCCGCGCTCATCATCGGTGCGTTGGTCGAGCGGATGAAGTTCTCCGCTCTGCTGATCTTCCTGGGTCTGTGGTCCATCCTCGTGTATTCACCGATTGCCCACATGGTCTGGGGTGGCGGCTGGCTTGCCGGCGACGGCGTACAGGATTTCGCCGGCGGTACCGTCGTGCACATCAACGCCGGTGTTGCAGGTCTGGTTGCTGCTCTGGTACTGGGCAAGCGTAAGGGCTATGGCACAGAAGCCATGCCGCCGGTCAACCTGGTGTACACCATGTCCGGTGCCGCACTGCTGTGGGTGGGCTGGTTCGGCTTCAACGCCGGTTCTGAACTGGCTGCCGATGGCACTGCAGGTATGGCCATGGCCGTCACCCAGATCGCCACTGCCGTTGCTGCCCTGTCCTGGATGGGTATCGAGTGGATCATGCGTGGCAAGCCGACCCTGCTGGGCATGGCTTCCGGTGCGATCGCTGGCCTGGTTGCCATCACCCCGGCATCCGGCTTCGTTGGCCCGACCGGTGCTTTCGTGATCGGTATCGCCGCCGGTATCATCCCGTTCCTGGCCTCCGTATACCTGAAGCGCGCGCTTGGCTATGACGACTCCCTGGATGCCTTCGGCGTACACGCGGTCGGCGGTATCGTCGGTGCCCTGCTGACCGGTATCTTCTCGGCCGCGGCCTTCGGCGGCGCCGGTTTGAACGCGGCCGCCAACGGCAGCATCTTCGCCCAGTTCATGATTCAGCTGAAGGGTGTTGGCTTCACCATCATCTACGATGCGGTCGTCACCTTCATCATCCTGATGGTACTGAAGATGACCATTGGTCTGCGGGTTACCGAAGAGCAAGAAGCAGAAGGTCTGGATATCAACCAGCATGGTGAGCGTGTCTAA